TGGCTAAAGTGGGGAGAGTTGTTCAGCCCGACCAGGAGCTACAGAGGTGAGTGAAAGATTTTCTAGCAGCAGGAAAAAGGGACAATACGCAGTACTTtgcaaaaagtatttacacccgcATTGTGTCACACTATATCcactttcagtgttttttgaAATTTTATGTGGCAAACCAATTAAAAGCCACAAATAATTGTAACGTGGTTTtgaaatgatacatgattttttttcagcCCTGTTTACTATCTAAATCTAGTGCAACCGGTTTTCTTCAGAAGTCATTCAATTACTAAACAGTCCACCAGTGTTTACtgtaatctcagtgtaaatacagctgttctataaaggtctcagaggtttgttagagaacgttaagaaacagcatcatgaatacaaatgcataagCATTATCCCCTCCCTGAGATGATGCTTTCTCTAACCACCGTTCACTAAAAAGTACAGCTCTAAATCTTTAGGTTgacattttctttgcaaaataactgaaGTTCAGTCAGATTACTGGAGATTATGAATCTTGTGgattgggtctggactttgactgagctaTTTTGACTCATGAATATCAGTgagaaagttgtgaagaagtttaaagcagggttagggcAAAATCAATTTCCTAAGatttaacatctcacagagaTATGGTCAGTGCTTCATCTGAAAAAGCAAACCTGCCAAATCATTGCCGGGCAGGGAAAGTTTTAATCAGAGgagcagccaagaagcccatggtaactctggaggagctgcatagatCCACTTCTcatgtggaagaatctgttgaggTGACAACAGTTAGTGGTGCACTGtacaaatctagcctttatggaaggcttaaaaagaagaaagccaATGCTGAACAAAATTCAACACAAATCCCATTTGAAATCTGCATCAAGTCAAGTAGGGGCACGgcaaacgtggaagaaggtgagaTGGGActgaaattgaactttttggcctacatacaaaacactatgtgtggaggaaaacttgAGCATGCTATTTCCTTGTTCCTGTGGAACAAGGTGGCGGCATCGTGCTGTGGGGAGACTTTTATTCCAATTGGGTGTAGATCAAAACCTTTTTACATGTACGAACAGTTCAATCAAGGTCGAGAccaaaatccaattgaaaacatccaaaatgactgagcttaagctgttttgcaaagtagaatgggttttttttttttcgcagactctaaatgtgcaaagttaGTAGAGATatgctttttcttttatctgcTGACACAGGTCACTTGATGTCAAACAGAAATATTCCCTTCAGGGGGGTAAATATGAGTGACTGCTAAGACTTCCTGCCTTTCAGGACCTTGGATCCTACATAAAACCCGATCCACTTTGGTGGATTGgaatcatttttattatgtGACTTTGTTATGCTTCCCTGAGGTAATTCTTATGTATATGTTGGGAGTGTTTCAAAAACGTTTAGAAAATGTGGCTTACTAaaaatttcttattttattctttgaaTGTGGAAAATCTGTTCTATtagcaaaacaaatattaatgacaTTAACTTAGTAACTCAACTACATCACATTTGTctattttcctttcctttcacaGCTTCTATGAGAGGAAGTACAAGGTGTTCCTGCAGCTGTTCTCCCACCAGAGGGAGTACCAGGCCCTCATGAAGCACTAAAGAGACAAGTGAACACACAGGGGAAAGTGGAACAGTCTTAACCTTGCAGCTCTTCTTAAAGTGAATAATTTCACacggaaaacaaagaaaaaccacTTCCCGAGGCTAAGGCTGAGCATTCATCATGTGGTTTTAGTTCATTCTGTAACGGCTCAACTACACAGGATATCAACCCACTGTGCAAGCAGTTATCGCTCACGTCCGAGATGGGCTGACTGGCTTTTAGATGTAACAGGAGCAGATATCAGTACGTCTTGCAAAAGACACGTGACAATTTTGCAATACATCTACCCATATTTTCATATCATTCACTGGTATGTCAGAGTTAACGTCCTTCAGATCAGCAGCCTGTTCTATATTCTCCTCCCTTTTCCTGTCCGGATCACCTCGGCTGTCCTTACCCTCTCCTTCCCGCTGATCGGAGCAGAGGAAGCTGCTGCCTACATTCCTAAGATCAAAGCTGCCAGGCTGTTCGCTGATGCTGCTTACCGACCCGGTGAGGAGGGACAACAAATCCTACACAGCTGACTTAATGCTTCAGGCAGCACTGGAGGGGGATGGCTGGCCCAGGCTAACAGACACATGAAACTGATCCTGGCCGGTTGTCCCTGGAAGTCACAAACTGAGCAAATTCTACTCAGACTTTCCAGTGACTTTCATTCCCCTCAATCTTTTCTACATATTGGGACATTATTACCACAGTGGGTTTTACCGgaatttaatgtgacagaccaacacaaattaaagcattattgtgaagtggaaggaaaagaataaagttaaggtttaaaattattcatacccctaacagatttagatttaaagtaacTTCCATTCAACcaggaagtttgtttctgatggggaaaaaagacagacatcccccagaaagtaacaaaacaatgtaaaagcatTATCAGTACTGAATAAAATTAATCGGTTTTTgttgacatttaaataaaaattgcatgcaaaaaatgttttgttcagtGTGTGTTTCTTGACACACAGTGTTAAAGTCAAAAAGGTCAATTTTAGTCTTCTTTAACCAGAGCACATTCTTTCACAGgattgctgtgtcctctacatggtttatagcaaactgcaaacgttacggcttttttttttcttccaacaaTGGATTTcatcttgccactctttcacaaGGACCATTTCTGTGATGTGCACAGTTAACAGTCATCCTGTTGAGCCATGGATCTCTACagcccctccagagttacaacaGACCTCTTTGCTTctactctgattaatgctcttttttgctttaaaagttTGCAGTTGCCCCATACTTTTTCCATATGTGGGTGATGGGTTGAATCAGTGGCCTTgaaaagctggatttatactggactttatttagggaTGCCACAGTAAACAAGGCTGAATACAAAATcatattttgtaataaaaaacattttttgtatatggaaggaaaatgtgagaACAGTACAGGGATTTTAGAAACATTTGCCAACAGTGAAACACATGGAAGCTGTTAGTGAAGAGGACCCTGGCTGACTGGAATGGCCTGATTTCAGTATCAAAGAGCTTTAGTGATCATTTCAAGCCAAGTTGAAGGAAATACTTTTTTCTGAGTAAGCTACAGTATTATGAGTTCAGACTGTATGAAGTGCCATTGTACTGGCAATACTCAACCATGTAAGGTGATGAAAGCAGAATAtgccatttacttttttttactagTAGGAAATAcgcaaacaaatttaaacattcaaactgcaataaaaactgatttataCTAGGTAAAGTACCAAGGATGATCATGATCACTTGCTTCAGCTTCACCCTCCATGGATGAATCTATCACGGCTTTGGGGTCATCGAAGTCCAACTCTAAAACACGAGGACCCTTAATACTCAGGTGCAACGTCTGTGTCTAAATTAGTCAAACGTTGCTGGTCTGACGCAATGCTTACTTATTCTAGCAGATCAGTATGGCTAatgtgcctcttgtgatgtcactGACCCAAATACACACAGAgctgtttaaaaacatattttgggaATGTTTGCAGTGGAAATCTATGTGTTTTGTCTAGAATATATTTATaagaattatttttcatttcccCCAATTTAGAATCACCCTGTCATAAACGGGTTGTATAAGGATAATCATGCTGCTACATTAAGACACTTGTATTCATTTTGTCTAACTCATTGAGACATATCTGACATTGGCTTTTGTCTTTCACCATCATAAAATAAGCCCATTATAACAGAGACGTTCATGAATTCGGTTCAGTCTGTGAGCGTTCAGTGTCCACACATTCTCCCTGATTGCGTGGATCTGGAGTGTAGCGCAGGTACTTCTTCCCAGAGGGCAGTTCCTTGGAGAAGACGCCGGCCGGGAACAAAGAGGCGGCCTCCTCCTCAGGCATGTTTGGAGGCACCATCACGCATTCTCCAGGCTGGAGGTACAGATCAACCACATAGAAACaatttttctactttttctcattttgtcaatTTACAACCACAGCCTTCTAGTTGTTTttgggaattttatgtgatagagcaatACAAAGTATGACACAGctcaagtggaaggaaaataaagcaTAGATAAAatagtgaataaataaaaagtgtgacatgcagaTGTAGTCAGCCCCgtttaatctgatacccctaaatgaaatcttGTGCAACCGATGAGCTTaggaagtcacctaattagtaagcAGAGCCCACGTGTGGGTAAATTTAGGCAGGTTAAAAGCAGGgtttgttataaaacaatatcctcaGCTTAGAACATCTAACAGACCCAACAAACAACCATCTGAAAATGGATAGCACATGGCACACTAACAGACCTAGCTGTCCATCTAGCCTGGTAGACCTGGCAAGAACATTAATAAGAAGTAGCCAAGAGGCCTTTCCCATAGAGGACACAGTAAAATGTCAGAttagacaaaaactaaacatcTTGGTCTGCATGCGAAGAGATACATGTGTGTTGGACAACTAACACTGCACCATCACCCAGAATCCAACATCCCCACGGTGAACCATGTCAGGGGCAGACTCATGCTGTCGGGGTGATCTCAAGATGTTTGAAGCTACTGGAGACATACCTCAAAAATCTGCAGCTGcaattgcagcaaaagatggTTTTAACCCCTTGCACAGAGTGCAGGAGTGTATTGAGTAAGGaggactgaatataaatgcatgctacacttttcagatctttacTTGCAAAACATTTCTCTCTGCTTCTCAAAactgcactgctttgtgttggtctaaaataaaatcccactaaaatgCATAGAGGTTTGTGGCTTGGATGTAACAAAACGTGACGTTAGCAGTGCTTCAGTTTCATAAGGTACTACATACCTTCCAGTCGGCGGGTGTGGCCACTCGTTTCTCAGCTGTGAGCTGGAGGCTGTCTACCACACGCAGGATCTCATCGAAGCTGCGTCCTGTGGTTGCCGGGTAGAGCAGGGACAGTTTCAGCCTTTTGTCAGTTCCAATAACAAAAACCTGTGACAAAAATGGAAAGCAGAGGGGAAGGTGAGCAGGTTTAAGATCCTCAACTCAAATGAAGCTCATGAGATTGTGAGCGTGGCCGTGATGCTCACACAGCGAGCAGTGAGCGGCAGGCCGTCTTTGTCCTTCTCATCTGGATCCAACATGCCCAAAGAAACTGCCAGCTCCCGCTTGCTGTCCGCGATGATGGGATAGGGCAGCTTGCAGCACTCAGACTTCTCACAGTTGTACGCTAGGATGTCCTTGTCAGAGAGAAGACACACATGGCCTATGTGAGTTATTTAAACCAAGCTGGTGCCAAGACTACGGAGCTAAAATATTCATATATGACCAAACTCCAAACGTGAAACATCTTCTATAATGAAGTGAAACAAGATGAAATATCCAGTATGCTGATCTAGGTATTTCCAAACCACATACTTTAAAAACAGAGGCATATTTGCATTCAACTTTTTTAGCCACCTAAAATTATGCGTCAAGCTCAGTTAGAAGCCAAGTTATTAGAAAtaataagcatttatttattgtgacattttgtgatgttacaGCTGTAAACcttcatgtacaggtccttctcaaaatattagcatattgtgataaagttcattattttccataatgtcatgatgaaaatttaacattcatatattttagattcattgcacactaactgaaatatttcaggtcttttattgtcttaatacggatgattttggcatacagctcatgaaaacccaaaattcctatctcacaaaattagcatatttcatccgaccaataaaagaaaagtgtttttaatacaaaaaacgtcaaccttcaaataatcatgtacagttatgcactcaatacttggtcgggaatccttttgcagaaatgactgcttcaatgcggcgtggcatggaggcaatcagcctgtggcactgctgaggtcttatggaggcccaggatgcttcgatagcggcctttagctcatccagagtgttgggtcttgagtctctcaacgttctcttcacaatatcccacagattctctatggggttcaggtcaggagagttggcaggccaattgagcacagtgataccatggtcagtaaaccatttaccagtggttttggcactgagcaggtgccaggtcgtgctgaaaaatgaaatcttcatctccataaagcttttcagcagatggaagcatgaagtgctccaaaatctcctgatagctagctgcattgaccctgcccttgataaaacacagtggaccaacaccagcagctgacacggcaccccagaccatcactgactgtgggtacttgacactggacttctggtattttggcatttcggcccttttccacaatcttcctcagggtccggtcacctcttctcgttgtgcagcgttttctgccacactttttccttcccacagacttcccactgaggtgccttgatacagcactctgggaacaacctattcgttcagaaatttctttctgtgtcttaccctcttgcttgagggtgtcaatagtggccttctggacagcagtcaggttggcagtcttacccatgattggggttttgagtgatgaaccaggctgggagttttaaaggcctcaggaatcttttgcaggtgtttagagttaacttgttgattcagatgattaggttcatagctcgtttagagacccttttaatgatatgctaattttgtgagataggaattttgggttttcatgagctgtatgccaaaatcatctgtattaagacaataaaagacctgaaatatttcagttagtgtgcaatgaatctaaaatatatgaatgttaaattttcatcatgacattatggaaaataatgaactttatcacaatatgctaatattttgagaaggacctgtattttaagtgatacacaaatacaagatagtggtttgcacatctacagcCTGAAATTTATGTCCTTTGCATAAcagcttaagctcagtcagattagatgatGATCTTTGAAGAGCCATTTTTAATTCTTGAGTTAAAAAACcttgatctggactttgacaaggGCATTCTAACCAATGAATATGCCTTGCTCAGAATCAACTTTTGGTAGATCcggctgtatgtttatggtcGTTCTGCTGGAGAGTGAACCTCTGCTCcattaagtcttttgcagcctccaacaggttttcttccaggactaccctgtatttagctcca
This genomic interval from Girardinichthys multiradiatus isolate DD_20200921_A chromosome 6, DD_fGirMul_XY1, whole genome shotgun sequence contains the following:
- the LOC124870125 gene encoding peroxiredoxin-6-like, whose protein sequence is MPGLLLGDVFPNFEAETTCGRVKLHEYLGDSWGILFSHPRDYTPVCTTELGRVARLSGEFSKRGVKLIALSIDSLEDHCGWSKDILAYNCEKSECCKLPYPIIADSKRELAVSLGMLDPDEKDKDGLPLTARCVFVIGTDKRLKLSLLYPATTGRSFDEILRVVDSLQLTAEKRVATPADWKPGECVMVPPNMPEEEAASLFPAGVFSKELPSGKKYLRYTPDPRNQGECVDTERSQTEPNS